In Microbacterium laevaniformans, a single window of DNA contains:
- a CDS encoding carboxylesterase/lipase family protein produces MSNTTETVDVPVPCIVTTPAGTFRGAVRDAVHSWRGIRYAEAPVGERRWRDPVPATLASGEVDATAFGAACPQVRTPAIALGDDAVLDEDCLMLNVWAPDADAPAGARPVMVWLHGGAYTFGASSQRTYDATSLVSRGDVVVVTLNYRLAAFGFLDLSGLLPDGGFDRNLALKDVLVALRWVQENIAAFGGDPHRVTVFGESAGGGLVTTLLATPSAAGLFHRAIAQSSPASSIYGIDRARDVAERFVRELGIDQTDAVSTAAALRAASADELVTAGMAVYAQVPDEAPGTLAFAPIIDGDLLPEAPATVLHEGRGLPVPLMIGTNKDEASLFKFMKSPLMPITEERIMTMFSDMATDNPTVELPSVAQVQTAYENVRKNAVGLGVARDIGFRMPTVWIAEGHAATAPVWLYRFDHAAPFLRLIGLGATHGSELAYLWGVFASGSKDLTFRLGGKRAGEAISARMQERWAAFAHGRTPDADGVTGAPHWPAYDPADSRATLVIERHDSVVDDLDAALRAAWGDQVLDFH; encoded by the coding sequence ATGTCGAACACCACCGAGACCGTCGACGTGCCCGTCCCGTGCATCGTCACGACCCCGGCCGGCACCTTCCGCGGCGCCGTCCGCGACGCGGTGCACTCGTGGCGCGGCATCCGCTACGCCGAAGCCCCCGTCGGCGAGCGCCGCTGGCGCGACCCGGTTCCGGCGACCCTCGCGAGCGGTGAGGTCGACGCCACCGCGTTCGGTGCGGCCTGCCCCCAGGTGCGCACGCCCGCGATCGCCTTGGGCGATGACGCCGTCCTCGACGAGGACTGCCTGATGCTCAACGTGTGGGCACCCGACGCCGACGCCCCGGCGGGTGCGCGACCGGTCATGGTGTGGCTGCACGGCGGCGCCTACACGTTCGGCGCGTCCAGTCAGCGCACCTACGACGCGACCTCCCTGGTCTCGCGTGGCGACGTGGTCGTCGTGACCCTCAACTACCGTCTGGCCGCGTTCGGCTTCCTGGACCTGTCCGGCCTTCTGCCCGACGGCGGCTTCGACCGCAACCTGGCGCTCAAGGACGTGCTGGTGGCACTGCGGTGGGTGCAGGAGAACATCGCCGCGTTCGGCGGCGATCCCCACCGCGTGACCGTGTTCGGCGAGTCCGCCGGCGGCGGCCTGGTGACGACGCTGCTGGCCACTCCCTCGGCCGCGGGTCTGTTCCACCGGGCGATCGCGCAGTCCTCCCCCGCGTCCAGCATCTACGGCATCGACCGGGCGCGAGATGTCGCCGAGCGCTTCGTGCGAGAGCTCGGCATCGACCAGACGGATGCCGTCTCCACCGCCGCGGCGCTGCGCGCGGCCTCCGCCGACGAGCTCGTGACCGCGGGGATGGCCGTGTACGCCCAGGTGCCCGACGAGGCGCCCGGCACGCTCGCGTTCGCGCCGATCATCGACGGCGACCTGCTGCCGGAGGCACCGGCGACCGTGCTGCACGAGGGCCGCGGACTGCCCGTCCCGCTGATGATCGGCACCAACAAGGACGAGGCGTCGCTGTTCAAGTTCATGAAGTCGCCCCTCATGCCGATCACCGAGGAGCGCATCATGACGATGTTCTCCGACATGGCCACCGACAACCCGACCGTCGAGCTGCCGTCGGTCGCCCAGGTGCAGACGGCGTACGAGAACGTGCGCAAGAACGCCGTGGGCCTGGGCGTCGCCCGCGACATCGGCTTCCGCATGCCCACCGTGTGGATCGCCGAGGGTCACGCCGCCACGGCCCCGGTCTGGCTGTACCGCTTCGATCACGCGGCGCCCTTCCTGCGACTGATCGGCCTCGGCGCCACCCACGGCAGCGAGCTGGCGTACCTCTGGGGTGTCTTCGCGAGCGGCTCCAAGGACCTCACGTTCCGACTCGGCGGCAAACGTGCCGGCGAGGCGATCTCTGCCCGTATGCAGGAGCGATGGGCCGCCTTCGCTCATGGGCGCACGCCTGACGCGGACGGTGTCACCGGAGCCCCGCACTGGCCCGCCTACGATCCTGCCGACTCCCGTGCGACGTTGGTGATCGAGCGCCACGACAGCGTCGTCGACGATCTGGACGCCGCCCTGCGCGCCGCATGGGGCGACCAGGTCCTCGACTTCCACTGA
- a CDS encoding GAP family protein gives MNDLHNLLPLAVGMLLSPLPIVAIVAIVLAPRGRACAPVYTAVYTLVAFAATGLGALGAARASASSGPAAQTVSLILAIVLGLGFTVFAIVSWMSRPKDGKPATAPTWLAAIDSVTPLSAAGLGLVMAVTNSKNIPLELKAGALIGEAHLAPLAAVGLCLAVAMIGSLLLVIPALVQLTGTARVLSALQALKSQLITHNAAMMTVLFAILAANELAQVIHRLAA, from the coding sequence GTGAACGACCTGCACAACCTTCTTCCCCTCGCGGTGGGCATGCTCCTGTCCCCGCTGCCCATCGTGGCCATCGTCGCGATCGTGCTCGCACCCCGCGGCCGCGCCTGCGCCCCCGTCTACACCGCGGTCTACACGCTGGTCGCCTTCGCCGCCACGGGCCTGGGCGCGCTGGGCGCGGCCCGCGCGTCGGCGTCGAGCGGCCCCGCGGCGCAGACGGTCTCGCTGATCCTGGCGATCGTCCTCGGCCTCGGCTTCACGGTGTTCGCCATCGTGAGCTGGATGTCGCGTCCGAAGGACGGCAAGCCCGCGACCGCGCCGACGTGGCTCGCGGCCATCGACAGCGTCACCCCCCTCTCGGCAGCCGGTCTGGGCCTCGTCATGGCGGTGACCAACTCGAAGAACATCCCCCTCGAACTCAAGGCGGGCGCCCTCATCGGCGAGGCACACCTCGCCCCCCTCGCCGCCGTCGGCCTGTGCCTGGCCGTCGCAATGATCGGCTCTCTGCTGCTCGTGATTCCGGCTCTGGTCCAGCTGACCGGCACGGCCCGCGTGCTCTCCGCCCTGCAGGCGCTGAAGTCGCAGCTCATCACGCACAACGCCGCCATGATGACGGTACTGTTCGCGATCCTCGCGGCGAACGAGCTCGCACAGGTCATCCACCGTCTGGCCGCCTGA
- a CDS encoding DsbA family protein translates to MKTPVKATLVTIAVVVVMVIAALIYVLVNQSQSAPPSSGGGDASPQVVRESSHVLDDGGEGAVTLVEFLDFECEACGAFFPIVEDMREQFAGEITYVVRYFPLPGHFNSKNAAVAAEAAAQQDRFEDMYVRLFETQAEWGEAQESRADLFRGFAEEIGLDMAAYDAAVADPAMAERVELDFEEGQALGVSSTPTFFLDGELLELQEWDDLENAIQAAVNGGR, encoded by the coding sequence ATGAAAACCCCTGTGAAGGCGACGCTCGTCACCATTGCCGTTGTGGTGGTGATGGTGATCGCCGCGTTGATCTATGTCCTTGTCAATCAGAGCCAGTCCGCTCCACCTTCATCTGGGGGCGGTGACGCATCCCCGCAGGTGGTGCGGGAGAGCTCGCATGTCCTCGACGACGGCGGGGAGGGCGCTGTCACCCTGGTGGAGTTCCTCGACTTCGAGTGCGAGGCGTGTGGCGCGTTCTTCCCGATCGTGGAGGATATGCGGGAGCAGTTCGCTGGGGAGATCACGTATGTGGTCCGCTACTTCCCGCTGCCCGGTCACTTCAATTCGAAGAACGCGGCGGTCGCGGCGGAAGCGGCCGCGCAGCAGGACCGGTTCGAGGACATGTATGTCCGGTTGTTCGAGACGCAGGCGGAGTGGGGTGAGGCGCAGGAGTCTCGCGCCGACCTGTTCCGTGGCTTCGCGGAGGAGATCGGTCTGGACATGGCCGCCTATGACGCCGCCGTGGCGGACCCGGCTATGGCGGAGCGGGTGGAGCTGGATTTCGAGGAGGGCCAGGCGCTCGGGGTGAGCAGCACGCCGACGTTCTTCCTCGACGGTGAGCTGCTCGAGCTGCAGGAGTGGGACGACCTCGAGAACGCCATCCAGGCTGCGGTGAACGGTGGCCGGTGA
- a CDS encoding heavy metal translocating P-type ATPase has protein sequence MSEECCGPNEPRKPGTVRRIELSRPLSTGDACCAAEPSSKTAAPSAVHDAGDACCGPDLATTPTEADEEPEVRPPWWRDFALLPSALSGLFLLAGYTFEWTGLHIPALVLQWAALLAGAYTFVPGAIRRLIRGRLGVGLLMTIAAIGAVLLGHVGEAATLAFLFSLAEALEDRAMDRAKEGLRALLSLIPDTVRVSRLTSDVTIPAADVRELDILVIGAGDRIATDGVVVEGRSSLDTSAITGESIPVEVGPGDPVAAGSVNGAATLRIEATADGRDNSLTQIVALVEQAHARKGNRARLADRIAKPLVPVVLIAAAVVALFGLLVGDPWTWIERALVVLVAASPCALAIAVPVTVISAIGAASKFGVVIKSGEAFEQLGTIRAVALDKTGTLTRNEPTVVDVQPAPGITRDDLLAWAAAVEATSTHPLAAAIIAAAPVASPATEVVEEAGHGITGTVDGRAIRVGNVRWLHPAGQQLNAEAIAAQGMTVVVVEADGQIAGLIGVRDELRPESAETVRMLQSQGIETIMLTGDNTRTAHAIAAEAGVTDVRAEQLPADKAAAIEALVTQQPTAMVGDGINDAPALATATVGIAMGVKGSAAAIESADVAFIGHDLRLIPGALAHARRGRRIMTANIGLALAIIVALFPLALFGILGLAGVVLVHEIAEVVVILNGVRAARRPAALRQLATVPARQPEPAHA, from the coding sequence GTGAGCGAAGAGTGTTGCGGCCCCAACGAGCCGCGCAAGCCCGGTACGGTCCGGCGCATCGAACTGTCCCGGCCGCTCTCGACCGGTGACGCCTGCTGCGCCGCGGAACCCTCCTCCAAGACCGCGGCGCCAAGCGCGGTGCACGATGCGGGCGATGCCTGCTGCGGCCCCGACCTCGCCACCACCCCCACCGAGGCGGACGAGGAGCCGGAGGTCCGCCCGCCCTGGTGGCGCGACTTCGCGTTGCTTCCCTCCGCGCTGTCCGGGCTGTTCCTCCTCGCCGGATACACGTTCGAGTGGACTGGTCTGCACATCCCGGCGCTGGTGCTGCAGTGGGCGGCGCTGCTCGCCGGCGCCTACACCTTCGTCCCCGGCGCGATCCGCCGCCTCATCCGCGGTCGCCTCGGGGTCGGGCTGCTGATGACCATCGCCGCGATCGGCGCGGTCCTGCTCGGCCACGTTGGCGAGGCCGCGACCCTGGCGTTCCTGTTCTCCCTGGCCGAGGCGCTTGAAGACCGGGCGATGGACCGCGCCAAGGAAGGCTTGCGCGCCCTTCTGTCCCTCATCCCCGACACTGTCCGCGTCTCCCGCCTAACCAGCGACGTCACGATCCCCGCCGCGGACGTGCGTGAGCTGGACATCCTCGTCATCGGTGCCGGCGATCGCATCGCCACAGACGGCGTGGTCGTGGAGGGTAGGTCGAGCCTGGACACGTCGGCGATCACGGGCGAGTCGATCCCGGTCGAGGTCGGCCCCGGCGATCCGGTCGCCGCCGGTTCGGTCAACGGGGCGGCGACGTTGCGGATCGAGGCAACTGCGGACGGCCGCGACAACTCCCTCACCCAGATCGTCGCCCTCGTGGAGCAGGCCCACGCCCGCAAGGGCAACCGGGCACGCCTCGCCGACCGGATCGCGAAGCCGCTCGTTCCCGTCGTCCTGATCGCCGCTGCCGTGGTCGCCCTGTTCGGGCTGCTGGTCGGCGACCCGTGGACCTGGATCGAACGCGCCCTCGTCGTCCTGGTTGCGGCATCCCCGTGCGCGCTGGCCATCGCGGTGCCCGTGACGGTGATCAGCGCGATCGGAGCGGCGTCAAAGTTCGGCGTCGTCATCAAGTCAGGTGAAGCGTTCGAGCAGCTCGGCACGATCCGCGCCGTCGCCCTCGACAAGACCGGCACCCTCACCCGCAACGAGCCCACCGTCGTCGACGTCCAGCCCGCACCCGGTATCACCCGCGACGACCTGCTCGCCTGGGCCGCCGCCGTGGAGGCCACCAGCACCCACCCCCTCGCCGCGGCCATCATCGCGGCCGCACCCGTCGCCAGCCCCGCAACGGAGGTGGTCGAGGAGGCCGGGCATGGCATCACCGGGACCGTCGACGGCCGGGCGATCCGGGTCGGCAATGTCCGCTGGCTCCATCCCGCCGGCCAGCAGTTGAACGCGGAGGCGATTGCCGCGCAGGGCATGACCGTCGTCGTGGTCGAGGCGGACGGGCAGATCGCCGGCCTGATCGGCGTGCGGGACGAGCTGCGCCCGGAGTCGGCCGAGACGGTCCGGATGCTGCAGTCGCAGGGCATTGAGACCATCATGCTCACCGGCGACAACACCCGCACCGCCCACGCCATCGCCGCCGAGGCGGGCGTAACCGACGTTCGCGCCGAGCAGCTGCCCGCCGACAAGGCCGCCGCGATTGAGGCGCTCGTCACGCAGCAACCGACCGCGATGGTCGGCGACGGCATCAACGACGCCCCGGCACTGGCGACGGCGACGGTCGGGATCGCGATGGGTGTGAAAGGCTCCGCGGCGGCGATCGAGTCCGCCGACGTCGCCTTCATCGGCCACGACCTCCGCCTCATCCCCGGCGCCCTCGCCCACGCCCGCCGCGGCCGACGCATCATGACCGCCAACATCGGTCTGGCTCTGGCGATCATCGTCGCGCTGTTCCCGCTCGCCCTGTTCGGCATCCTCGGGCTCGCCGGCGTCGTGCTGGTGCATGAGATCGCCGAGGTCGTCGTCATCCTCAATGGCGTCCGCGCCGCCCGTCGCCCCGCTGCGCTACGGCAACTCGCCACGGTGCCCGCTCGCCAGCCCGAACCCGCCCACGCCTGA
- a CDS encoding IS5 family transposase (programmed frameshift) has translation MEPLMPTVTGRSRPWTDHRLAIEGMAWKYRTGAPWRDVPERFGKWNSIYKRFNRWAGDGTWQKLLTEVQKQADAAGEIDWVVSIDSTIARVHQHGATLARDTGAVPNHKNPWSEPPDHGIGRSRGGLTTKLHLVCDGRGRPLSMMITAGNINDTTMMSAVLENIRVPRDGKGRPRTRPDRVLADKGYPSRANRAWLRDRRIAATIPERDDQIAHRRKKPGRPIAFGDKQKERYKGRNVVERCFNRLKQWRGIAMRSDKLARNYRAAVSLAAALIWIKTDLR, from the exons ATGGAGCCGTTGATGCCGACGGTGACCGGTCGGTCGCGGCCGTGGACGGATCACCGGCTCGCTATCGAGGGGATGGCGTGGAAGTACCGGACCGGTGCGCCGTGGCGTGACGTTCCGGAACGGTTCGGGAAGTGGAACTCGATCTACAAGCGGTTCAACCGGTGGGCCGGGGACGGCACCTGGCAGAAGCTGCTCACCGAGGTGCAGAAGCAGGCCGACGCCGCTGGGGAAATCGACTGGGTCGTCTCGATCGACTCCACGATCGCGCGCGTGCATCAGCACGGCGCGACCCTCGCCCGGGACACA GGGGCTGTGCCGAATCACAAGAATCCGTGGTCCGAGCCGCCTGATCACGGGATCGGACGCTCCCGCGGCGGGCTGACGACCAAACTGCACCTGGTCTGCGACGGCCGCGGCCGGCCGCTGAGCATGATGATCACCGCCGGGAACATCAACGACACCACGATGATGAGCGCGGTGCTGGAGAACATCCGCGTTCCCCGCGACGGGAAGGGCCGCCCCCGCACCCGCCCCGACCGGGTGCTCGCCGACAAGGGGTACCCCTCAAGGGCGAACCGCGCCTGGCTCCGCGACCGGAGGATCGCGGCGACCATCCCCGAGCGGGACGACCAGATCGCGCACCGCCGCAAGAAGCCGGGCCGGCCGATCGCTTTCGGCGACAAGCAGAAGGAACGCTACAAGGGACGCAACGTCGTAGAACGCTGCTTCAACCGTCTCAAGCAGTGGCGCGGCATCGCGATGCGCTCGGACAAACTCGCCCGCAACTACCGAGCCGCCGTCAGCCTCGCCGCGGCGCTGATCTGGATCAAGACCGATCTCCGCTGA
- a CDS encoding amidohydrolase, translating to MSDTCTAATPLSRDHLAPAIAAAGVTIAPAHHGAPSRSDEPGTTTATADLLVVCRIATGDPAAPSAEAMAVRDGRIVALGSAAELDGLTGPATKILSPDGVVMPGLIEPHAHIWVSLLTLEWADVSHATCPRFDDVIAVLKTAAHATTAGQYVLAKLFDPSLYPGEPALTRDILDRVATDRPVVVLNASMHFAYANSAALDAAGITDATPQPSGGTLEKRDGRLTGVVGESPAVTMLLAHLPRPTAAEVGRGIRHVLNEFAGAGVTSMREAMTGTLAGVSEIAMLHQLNGAERLPVRVSTAQFSSLAGCATPAEVAQAWKAAGVTPFSGDAMVRADAWKIVADGSNQGRSGYFLQPYLGETSGGHANWTPESLREVMRAGLDDGWQLMIHTNGDAAVEFALQAAEELLPGRDALRHRFEHASVTTDDQLARMAAVGVSPSFLMDHVYYWGAAFRDTILGPARDARLDRLASALRAGLRPSLHSDHNVTTVQPLRSARTAVLRRLEADGTVLAPDERVSAAEALAAITADAAWQIHADDRGTLTAGRRADFAVVDADPWTSDPESWDRIAVNATYIDGVPAFTA from the coding sequence ATGTCCGACACCTGCACCGCCGCGACTCCCCTGAGCCGCGACCACCTCGCGCCCGCCATCGCCGCGGCCGGCGTCACCATCGCACCCGCCCACCATGGCGCGCCGAGCCGCTCGGACGAACCCGGGACGACGACAGCGACAGCGGACCTCCTGGTCGTCTGCCGGATCGCGACCGGCGACCCCGCGGCTCCGAGCGCGGAGGCGATGGCGGTGCGCGACGGCCGCATCGTCGCACTGGGATCGGCGGCGGAGCTGGACGGGCTGACCGGCCCGGCGACGAAGATCCTGTCCCCCGACGGCGTGGTGATGCCCGGTCTCATCGAGCCGCACGCGCACATCTGGGTGTCGCTGCTCACACTCGAGTGGGCCGACGTCTCGCACGCCACCTGTCCGCGCTTCGACGACGTCATCGCCGTCCTGAAGACGGCTGCGCACGCGACAACCGCCGGTCAGTATGTGCTGGCGAAGCTATTCGATCCGAGCCTGTACCCCGGCGAGCCGGCCCTCACCCGCGACATCCTCGACCGGGTCGCGACCGACCGTCCCGTGGTCGTGCTGAATGCGTCGATGCACTTCGCCTACGCCAACAGCGCGGCCCTGGATGCCGCCGGCATCACCGACGCCACACCGCAGCCGAGCGGGGGCACGCTGGAGAAGCGCGACGGCAGGCTCACCGGCGTGGTCGGCGAGTCGCCCGCGGTGACGATGCTGCTCGCGCACCTGCCGCGTCCGACAGCGGCGGAGGTGGGCCGCGGCATCCGTCACGTGTTGAACGAGTTCGCCGGTGCCGGCGTGACCTCGATGCGCGAAGCGATGACCGGCACGCTGGCCGGCGTGAGCGAGATCGCGATGCTGCACCAGCTCAACGGGGCCGAACGCTTGCCGGTGCGAGTGTCGACGGCGCAGTTCTCCTCCCTGGCGGGGTGCGCGACGCCCGCCGAGGTCGCCCAGGCGTGGAAGGCGGCCGGCGTCACGCCGTTCAGCGGAGATGCGATGGTGCGCGCCGACGCGTGGAAGATCGTGGCGGACGGCTCGAACCAGGGTCGTTCCGGATACTTCCTGCAGCCGTATCTCGGCGAGACCTCGGGGGGCCACGCGAACTGGACACCGGAGAGTCTGCGCGAAGTGATGCGCGCCGGTCTCGACGACGGCTGGCAACTGATGATCCACACGAACGGCGACGCGGCGGTCGAGTTCGCCCTCCAGGCCGCCGAAGAGCTGCTGCCGGGGCGCGACGCTCTCCGGCACCGCTTCGAGCACGCCTCGGTGACCACCGACGACCAGCTCGCGCGGATGGCCGCGGTGGGAGTGTCGCCGAGCTTCCTGATGGACCACGTCTACTACTGGGGTGCGGCATTCCGCGACACGATTCTCGGCCCCGCGCGCGACGCGCGACTGGACCGCCTCGCGTCGGCCCTCCGCGCAGGGCTGCGACCCAGTCTGCACTCCGACCACAACGTGACGACGGTGCAGCCGTTGCGCAGCGCCCGCACCGCGGTGCTGCGCCGTCTGGAGGCCGACGGCACGGTGCTCGCGCCGGACGAGCGCGTCAGTGCGGCCGAGGCCCTGGCGGCGATCACCGCGGATGCCGCCTGGCAGATCCACGCCGACGATCGCGGCACGCTCACGGCCGGACGCCGCGCCGACTTCGCCGTCGTCGACGCCGACCCGTGGACGAGCGATCCCGAGAGCTGGGATCGCATCGCCGTGAACGCCACCTACATCGACGGCGTCCCCGCCTTCACCGCCTGA
- the cmtR gene encoding Cd(II)/Pb(II)-sensing metalloregulatory transcriptional regulator CmtR, translating to MLTLPSRLDVMNRLGRAMADPTRSRILLTLLDAPGYPAELARDLELTRTNVSNHLTCLRGCGLIVATPEGRRTRYEIADPHLTQGLRQLLEAVVAVDEGAPCMDDQCECCA from the coding sequence GTGCTGACTCTTCCTTCTCGCCTCGATGTGATGAACCGGCTGGGTCGGGCGATGGCCGACCCGACCCGTTCCCGGATCCTCCTCACACTGCTGGACGCTCCCGGCTACCCGGCTGAGCTGGCACGAGATCTCGAGTTGACCCGCACGAACGTCTCGAATCATCTGACGTGCCTGCGGGGCTGCGGGTTGATCGTCGCCACACCGGAAGGTCGGCGCACCCGGTATGAGATCGCCGACCCGCATCTGACCCAGGGGTTGCGACAGCTGCTCGAGGCGGTCGTCGCCGTCGACGAGGGCGCCCCGTGCATGGACGATCAGTGCGAGTGCTGCGCATGA
- a CDS encoding MFS transporter — MTTTPPTSVVRSAHTLAIPLLGVLAAVQGSAPNIAATALVGASRGLDMVGGDQALAASMQTLAIAASVITTGLLADRIGRRRMLVAALVTGLVGQLIVAAAPMALVYILGQAVTGVGLGAVYAASFAYIQVLAAPGRLPAAVATFAACSGAAGVLFTFSGGLLAGVDWRLAFVLVPVLSALCVPAVLVLLPSVAPTVTEKRDVGGQVALITGMVVFLFGVSQLASSLTSPLTWGAMALGVVLLGVFVWSQTRVANPFFPVALFRRPLFLAALCAGFVFNFGGAVAFLQLSNLWQYVLALTPSSVAVWQLPVSLASIVGAIVLGRLMTRGMSPQTSLLVGGILSAAGFGAAFLARDASTPLACTRRHPHRLRYHRRGASVRHARAR; from the coding sequence ATGACAACGACACCACCGACGTCCGTCGTGCGCTCCGCGCACACCCTCGCGATCCCCCTGCTCGGCGTGCTCGCCGCAGTTCAGGGCTCCGCCCCGAACATCGCCGCCACCGCACTCGTGGGCGCGAGCCGCGGCCTCGACATGGTCGGCGGCGATCAGGCGCTCGCGGCATCCATGCAAACCCTCGCGATCGCCGCCTCGGTCATCACCACAGGCCTGCTCGCCGACCGGATCGGCCGCCGCCGCATGCTCGTCGCCGCCCTCGTGACAGGTCTCGTCGGCCAGCTGATCGTGGCCGCCGCGCCGATGGCGCTCGTCTACATCCTCGGTCAGGCGGTGACGGGCGTCGGCCTGGGCGCCGTGTACGCCGCCTCGTTCGCCTACATCCAGGTGCTGGCCGCGCCGGGCCGGCTCCCTGCGGCCGTCGCGACGTTCGCTGCGTGTTCGGGCGCGGCCGGAGTGCTGTTCACCTTCTCGGGGGGCCTGCTCGCCGGAGTCGACTGGCGCCTCGCGTTCGTGCTCGTTCCCGTGCTGTCGGCACTGTGCGTCCCCGCCGTCCTCGTGCTTCTGCCGTCGGTCGCCCCCACCGTCACCGAGAAGCGCGACGTGGGCGGACAGGTTGCGCTCATCACCGGCATGGTCGTGTTCCTGTTCGGCGTCTCACAGCTCGCCTCGTCGCTGACCAGCCCGCTGACGTGGGGAGCCATGGCGCTCGGCGTCGTGCTTCTCGGCGTCTTCGTCTGGTCGCAGACGCGGGTCGCGAACCCGTTCTTCCCGGTCGCGCTCTTTCGCCGACCCCTTTTCCTCGCGGCGCTCTGCGCAGGCTTCGTCTTCAACTTCGGCGGCGCCGTCGCCTTCTTGCAGCTGTCGAACCTGTGGCAGTACGTGCTGGCCCTGACCCCCAGCAGCGTCGCGGTGTGGCAGCTGCCGGTGTCGCTCGCCTCGATCGTCGGGGCGATCGTGCTGGGGCGCCTGATGACCCGCGGCATGAGCCCGCAGACCTCCCTGCTGGTCGGCGGCATCCTCTCCGCCGCGGGCTTCGGGGCGGCCTTCCTCGCCCGAGACGCCTCCACGCCGCTGGCGTGTACCCGCCGGCATCCTCATCGCCTTCGGTATCACCGCCGCGGCGCTTCCGTACGGCACGCTCGTGCTCGGTGA
- a CDS encoding bile acid:sodium symporter, with the protein MCTAVEWWERHQVVLYLAAIAVGAVVGLLVPAVADPLESAINPVLGLLLYATFLGVPFTAIGRAFTDWRFLGVVLVLNFVVVPVVVFGLSRAVAADQAVLVGVLFVLLTPCVDYVIVFTGLAGGARARLLAATPLLMLLQIVLLPVYLWLMAGAEVVGAFDPHPFVEAFLLLIVLPLVLAAATQLLAKRFRAGRAIEGVVLAAMVPLMMLTLAVVIGSQVFGVSSALGQLLIAVPVFVVFVLIVAPLGALLGSAARLDVPSRRAATFSGVTRNSLVVLPLALALPASFALTPLVVVTQTLVELVAMVVMVAGVPRLIRPRISTAENV; encoded by the coding sequence GTGTGCACAGCTGTGGAGTGGTGGGAGCGGCATCAGGTAGTGCTCTACCTCGCAGCGATCGCCGTGGGTGCGGTGGTCGGTCTACTCGTGCCGGCGGTGGCGGATCCGCTCGAGTCGGCGATCAATCCCGTGCTCGGGTTGTTGCTGTACGCGACGTTCCTGGGGGTGCCGTTCACGGCGATCGGCCGGGCCTTCACGGATTGGCGGTTCCTGGGCGTCGTGCTCGTCCTGAACTTCGTCGTCGTGCCGGTGGTCGTGTTCGGGTTGAGTCGCGCCGTGGCGGCTGATCAGGCGGTGCTCGTTGGGGTGTTGTTCGTGCTGCTGACGCCGTGTGTGGATTACGTGATTGTGTTCACTGGCCTGGCTGGCGGTGCACGTGCGCGGCTGCTTGCTGCCACGCCCCTGCTGATGCTTCTGCAGATCGTGTTGCTGCCGGTGTACCTGTGGCTGATGGCCGGCGCCGAGGTGGTGGGTGCGTTCGACCCGCATCCGTTCGTGGAGGCATTTCTGTTGTTGATCGTGCTGCCGCTCGTTCTCGCCGCCGCCACGCAGCTGCTGGCGAAACGGTTCCGTGCCGGCCGCGCGATCGAGGGCGTGGTGCTGGCGGCAATGGTGCCGCTGATGATGCTGACTCTCGCCGTGGTGATCGGCTCGCAGGTCTTCGGCGTGAGCAGCGCTCTCGGCCAGCTGCTAATCGCGGTTCCCGTGTTCGTCGTGTTCGTCCTAATCGTGGCACCACTCGGTGCGCTCCTCGGGAGCGCGGCACGCTTGGATGTTCCCAGCCGCCGGGCGGCCACGTTCAGCGGGGTCACCCGCAACTCGCTGGTCGTGCTCCCGCTCGCTCTCGCGCTGCCGGCATCTTTCGCTCTGACGCCGTTGGTTGTAGTGACTCAGACCTTGGTGGAGCTCGTCGCAATGGTGGTCATGGTCGCCGGGGTACCGCGACTCATCCGCCCTCGCATTAGTACAGCGGAGAATGTATAG